A region from the Lolium perenne isolate Kyuss_39 chromosome 4, Kyuss_2.0, whole genome shotgun sequence genome encodes:
- the LOC127326868 gene encoding uncharacterized protein produces MLQEYDTGFHGIIPTLPSYPLVKISLDIVFSKPDNFRKERLKFEVVNWESRYHAIPGRQTYTKFMVVPYYAYLMLKIPGNNGTTITICGSFSRSDNCVKDFQKVASKFGVKEELNALDVVTDHKQPLVYNRNTKNDEFDAAEILRSNTCILLTQRK; encoded by the coding sequence ATGTTGCAAGAATATGACACAGGCTTCCACGGCATCATCCCGACCTTGCCTTCATACCCTCTCGTCAAGATCTCCCTAGACATTGTCTTCAGCAAACCCGATAACTTCAGGAAAGAACGACTTAAGTTCGAGGTGGTGAATTGGGAATCGCGGTACCACGCTATCCCCGGGAGGCAAACATACACCAAATTCATGGTAGTGCCCTACTATGCGTATCTGATGCTCAAGATTCCAGGCAACAACGGAACCACAATCACCATCTGTGGAAGCTTCTCACGCTCCGACAACTGCGTCAAAGACTTCCAGAAGGTTGCTTCCAAGTTCGGGGTTAAGGAGGAGCTCAATGCACTCGATGTAGTCACCGACCATAAGCAGCCACTTGTCTATAATCGGAACACAAAAAATGATGAGTTTGATGCCGCAGAGATTCTACGAAGCAACACGTGCATCCTTCTGACCCAAAGAAAATAG
- the LOC127326873 gene encoding uncharacterized protein, with translation MLPLAAARPCLFSPAPPNPTARAVPLLPRSSTATPPKPVRLLRPLQATGAGAGAGPPGASSRPARDRLIDFGKHKGQMLGTLPPSYLRWVVAELDYGDTAPWARLARDVLDDPVYVDRVEWEHAHRFLRGDSKYDYVYDDAQDGSDGPLQEMAERFGWDLSDEDGWSRLDYRLLGTSYGGRIPRKADRTSPRGGALFDSGAAAGPDGDGPKGKRDERRERMRMRREEQVRTAKMGILGVSPAAKDAGALGTPRKARIGAAAKKDILELGRGSRGGDVLRERAVPPGKGGEGGSPFPGRQAFLDKVRKLKGDDS, from the coding sequence ATGCTCCCGCTCGCCGCCGCACGACCCTGCCTTTTCTCCCCAGCGCCACCGAACCCCACAGCTCGGGCGGTGCCCCTTCTCCCTCGCAGCTCCACCGCCACGCCGCCCAAACCGGTCCGGCTCCTCCGTCCTCTCCAAGCCactggcgccggcgccggcgcgggtCCGCCGGGAGCGTCGTCGCGCCCGGCGAGGGACCGCCTGATCGACTTCGGCAAGCACAAGGGCCAGATGCTGGGCACGCTGCCGCCGTCCTACCTCCGGTGGGTCGTGGCGGAGCTCGACTACGGGGACACGGCGCCCTGGGCGCGGCTGGCGCGGGACGTGCTGGACGACCCCGTCTACGTCGACCGCGTCGAGTGGGAGCACGCGCACCGCTTCCTCCGCGGCGACTCCAAGTACGACTACGTCTACGACGACGCCCAGGACGGCAGCGACGGGCCGCTCCAGGAGATGGCCGAGCGCTTCGGCTGGGACCTCTCCGACGAGGACGGATGGAGCCGCCTCGACTATCGCCTCCTCGGCACCTCCTACGGCGGCCGCATCCCGAGAAAGGCTGACCGCACCTCCCCCCGCGGCGGCGCCCTGTTCGACAGCGGTGCGGCGGCTGGCCCGGACGGGGACGGGCCCAAGGGGAAGAGGGACGAGAGGAGGGAGCGGATGCGGATGAGGAGGGAGGAGCAGGTGAGGACGGCCAAGATGGGCATTCTTGGGGTGAGCCCCGCCGCGAAGGACGCTGGCGCTCTGGGGACGCCGAGGAAGGCCCGCAttggagcggcggcgaagaaggacaTCCTGGAGCTGGGCAGGGGCAGCCGCGGCGGCGACGTGCTACGCGAGAGGGCTGTGCCGCCGGGGAAAGGCGGCGAGGGAGGGAGCCCGTTCCCCGGCCGGCAGGCGTTCTTGGACAAAGTCAGGAAGCTCAAGGGCGATGATAGCTAG